A window from Rhizosphaericola mali encodes these proteins:
- a CDS encoding RagB/SusD family nutrient uptake outer membrane protein: MKKNHLYKNSFTKYILPSIITIGIFQSCTKDFEKLNTNPYQPTDEMLNYDNVKIGGFFTQLEKNVKPIGTAAESTGPANNYQIAFNLSSDNWSGYMAPGENKFNNGSNFTTYYFITNWNDGTFNTLFTSVFNPYIQLKSNIDSSKSPELLALADIVKISGIHQATDMYGPIPYAGVGSGALTNPYQSQQTVYNTFFTELTNAINVLTQYSAANSTILPDYDAVYNGNVTKWIQYANSLMLRLAMRIVYADPTTAQKYAEQAVNNSFGVITDTKNGAQLSAGAGLTFVNPITILWQDYKDTRFGASLLSYLTGYNDPRLPAYCSQATVNGITNYYGVRTGTADINYTSLSAPNIPNTQPMYWMKASEVSFLRAEGAARNWNMGGTAASFYTQGITNSFTENGVSSTSYISDNTSKPAGYTNPITSSENTAAVGTATIAWDESASFEIKLEKIITQKWIAIFPNGQEAWSEYRRTGYPKLFPILVNTSGGAVSTSQGVQRMPYPPSEYSTNGTNVNAAVANLLSGPDNGGTKVWWNKK; the protein is encoded by the coding sequence ATGAAGAAAAATCATCTATATAAAAATTCATTTACCAAGTATATACTGCCAAGTATCATCACTATAGGTATATTTCAATCTTGTACAAAGGACTTTGAGAAATTAAATACAAATCCTTATCAGCCAACAGATGAAATGTTGAACTATGACAACGTTAAAATTGGTGGATTTTTTACTCAACTAGAGAAAAATGTAAAGCCAATAGGAACGGCTGCAGAGTCCACAGGACCTGCTAACAACTATCAAATCGCATTCAATTTAAGCAGTGATAACTGGTCTGGCTATATGGCTCCCGGAGAAAATAAATTTAATAATGGTAGTAACTTTACTACATATTATTTTATTACGAATTGGAATGATGGGACTTTTAATACACTTTTCACCTCTGTATTTAATCCTTATATCCAATTAAAATCAAACATAGACTCATCTAAATCTCCAGAACTATTAGCATTAGCTGATATTGTAAAAATTTCGGGGATACATCAAGCAACAGATATGTACGGACCCATTCCTTATGCAGGAGTAGGATCTGGAGCATTGACTAATCCGTATCAAAGCCAACAGACAGTTTACAATACCTTCTTTACAGAACTTACTAATGCTATCAATGTATTAACACAATATTCTGCTGCTAATAGCACTATTTTGCCAGACTATGACGCCGTTTATAATGGAAATGTAACTAAATGGATTCAATATGCCAATTCGTTAATGTTAAGATTAGCTATGCGTATCGTTTATGCCGACCCTACAACGGCTCAAAAATATGCGGAGCAGGCAGTAAATAATTCGTTTGGAGTCATTACGGATACTAAAAATGGTGCCCAATTAAGCGCCGGAGCTGGTCTTACTTTTGTAAATCCAATTACAATATTGTGGCAAGATTATAAGGATACTCGATTTGGAGCAAGCCTTCTATCCTACCTAACTGGTTATAATGATCCTAGATTACCCGCATATTGTTCACAAGCAACCGTAAATGGAATAACTAACTATTATGGTGTACGCACTGGTACAGCGGATATAAATTACACTTCATTATCCGCTCCCAATATCCCCAATACACAACCTATGTATTGGATGAAAGCATCCGAAGTTTCTTTTTTAAGAGCAGAAGGTGCCGCAAGAAATTGGAATATGGGTGGTACTGCAGCTAGTTTCTATACACAAGGTATTACCAATTCTTTCACAGAAAATGGAGTTTCGAGCACTTCCTATATTAGTGATAATACCTCTAAACCAGCAGGATATACGAATCCAATAACATCCTCTGAAAATACTGCAGCCGTGGGTACGGCTACTATTGCATGGGACGAATCTGCAAGTTTCGAAATTAAATTGGAAAAAATAATCACTCAAAAGTGGATCGCTATTTTTCCTAATGGACAGGAAGCTTGGTCTGAATATAGACGTACAGGTTATCCAAAACTATTCCCAATATTAGTAAATACAAGCGGTGGTGCAGTTTCCACTTCTCAAGGCGTACAAAGAATGCCATATCCTCCATCAGAATATTCGACTAACGGTACAAATGTAAATGCAGCCGTTGCTAACCTACTCAGTGGACCTGATAACGGAGGTACCAAAGTTTGGTGGAATAAAAAATAA
- a CDS encoding FecR family protein: MENNKISQQKIEQLAEKKLLGTISDEEDFILSEWLNQDVDGELDQPSKFTFIKKKILTKIQWELGWNRANPHAKNIWKIACAIIVVGISIIFYEKNTHKQPSILTIHQNNYEILLTTASGKKIELDSIKNSVVRQGRNYAVIAKNGTLIYQRKGKDGATFETNEIATPPGKSIQIVLSDGTKVWLNESSSISFPAVFNNDYREIKSSGEVYLEVAKVLNPKGKRVPFIVKSNNQSLSVLGTHFDVNAYDIQNTKTTLVEGKVEISSNQKKHLTLLPNQQAQVDVSGADMKKKEVDPFKLISWTKGYINFENASAQEVLNVVGRWYHVNLIIKNNKTNQTYSGKLNRNLPLTNTMEALRFMHINFEISKS; encoded by the coding sequence ATGGAAAATAATAAAATATCACAACAAAAAATAGAACAACTTGCTGAAAAAAAGTTGTTGGGAACTATCTCAGATGAAGAAGATTTTATTCTTTCTGAGTGGTTGAACCAAGATGTTGATGGGGAATTAGACCAACCGTCGAAATTTACATTTATCAAAAAAAAGATTTTAACGAAAATCCAATGGGAACTTGGTTGGAATCGAGCCAATCCACACGCCAAAAATATTTGGAAAATAGCTTGTGCAATTATCGTTGTAGGTATTTCTATTATATTTTATGAAAAAAATACACATAAGCAGCCATCTATATTAACTATTCATCAGAATAATTATGAGATTCTACTAACAACAGCATCTGGTAAGAAAATTGAACTTGACAGCATTAAAAATTCTGTAGTAAGACAAGGCCGCAATTACGCTGTTATTGCTAAAAATGGAACATTAATTTACCAAAGAAAAGGGAAAGATGGGGCGACTTTTGAAACGAATGAAATAGCGACACCTCCTGGTAAAAGCATCCAGATAGTACTATCAGATGGTACTAAAGTTTGGCTAAATGAATCATCATCAATATCCTTCCCTGCTGTATTTAATAATGATTATAGAGAAATAAAAAGTTCCGGGGAAGTATACTTAGAAGTTGCTAAAGTATTGAATCCGAAAGGAAAAAGAGTACCTTTTATTGTAAAATCAAATAATCAAAGTTTATCTGTTTTAGGAACTCATTTTGATGTAAACGCTTATGATATCCAAAATACAAAAACAACCTTAGTGGAAGGAAAAGTGGAAATTTCTAGTAACCAAAAGAAGCATTTAACCTTACTACCCAATCAACAAGCTCAAGTCGATGTGAGTGGAGCGGATATGAAGAAAAAAGAAGTGGATCCATTTAAATTAATTTCTTGGACAAAAGGTTATATCAATTTTGAGAATGCCTCTGCACAAGAAGTTTTAAATGTCGTTGGCCGTTGGTATCACGTTAACCTAATCATCAAAAATAATAAGACCAATCAAACCTATTCCGGAAAATTAAATCGTAATCTCCCATTGACCAATACAATGGAAGCTCTACGATTTATGCATATCAATTTTGAAATAAGTAAATCTTAA
- a CDS encoding DUF1735 and LamG domain-containing protein: MKKIIPLILLFIIGISCNKIDSIKNGPNGIYLNEATSSNTTAVDITGSGDTALLTLTPKIVYPVNENTQVDISVDQSLIESYNTMNGTNFIILPTENYTIYSTTSVINAGLASGSTISIRFNAVDTLSRANKYILPITIKSNSGVGVINGSKTIYYTIDNSVLIKTAASLTNNFFTPNFTGDSAILLGGLTSFTYEALISANNFQSTYPFISSIMGVEGYALLRFGDASLSPGMLQFAASNNISNSTSLNTNQWYHIAAVVSNRVATLYVDGVQVAQGTAFAASTYSFIGRQFFIGKSYDTRYFDGSISECRLWKEARTADQLKTYEYRIDPLTPNLLAYWKFNEGTGNIAKDYTGHGFDATANSSVSWVSVSLPQN, translated from the coding sequence ATGAAAAAAATAATTCCTTTAATATTACTTTTTATCATTGGGATATCTTGTAATAAAATAGATTCTATTAAAAATGGGCCAAATGGAATTTATTTAAATGAAGCAACGTCCAGTAATACTACCGCAGTAGATATTACAGGATCAGGAGATACTGCATTACTAACACTCACACCTAAAATCGTATATCCAGTTAATGAAAATACACAAGTAGATATATCCGTAGATCAATCATTGATAGAAAGTTACAATACGATGAATGGTACAAATTTTATAATTTTACCTACTGAGAACTACACTATCTACTCTACTACTTCCGTTATAAATGCAGGGTTAGCATCAGGAAGTACTATTTCGATTAGATTTAATGCGGTAGATACCTTATCTAGAGCTAATAAATATATTTTACCTATTACTATAAAAAGCAACTCTGGAGTAGGTGTAATTAATGGATCTAAGACGATATACTATACAATTGATAATTCTGTATTAATTAAAACTGCCGCATCTTTAACTAATAATTTCTTCACGCCTAATTTCACTGGTGATTCTGCAATTTTACTTGGTGGGCTTACCAGTTTTACTTACGAGGCATTAATAAGCGCAAATAATTTCCAAAGTACGTATCCCTTTATTAGTTCTATCATGGGCGTAGAAGGTTATGCATTATTAAGATTTGGTGATGCAAGCTTATCTCCCGGAATGCTACAATTTGCCGCGTCAAATAACATTAGTAATTCAACGTCTTTAAATACGAATCAGTGGTATCATATCGCAGCTGTAGTATCTAATAGGGTTGCAACTTTATACGTAGATGGAGTACAAGTAGCACAAGGTACTGCTTTTGCAGCAAGTACCTATTCATTTATTGGAAGACAATTTTTTATCGGAAAATCCTATGACACGCGTTATTTTGATGGTTCTATAAGTGAGTGCAGACTATGGAAAGAAGCGAGAACCGCCGATCAATTAAAAACATATGAATATAGAATTGATCCCCTTACCCCTAATCTTTTAGCTTATTGGAAATTTAATGAAGGTACGGGTAATATAGCGAAGGATTATACAGGACACGGTTTTGACGCAACTGCTAATAGTTCTGTAAGTTGGGTATCTGTATCATTACCACAAAATTAA
- a CDS encoding RNA polymerase sigma factor: protein MKETYSSFNNEALFVLIQNNDERAYLELYNRTFEKLYINANVLLSSHQDAEEIIHDIYVNIWNKRENIHINHTVETYLKSAVHYGCLKKLAERKRNRAYISGIEYSDETEYVRDNSTEQFLNFEFLQQTLENAIITLPQKCQIIFRLSREYGFTDKEIAQKLGVSVNTIRTQMARALKKLKYFMKMIIFF from the coding sequence ATGAAAGAGACCTATTCCTCCTTTAATAACGAAGCATTATTTGTTTTAATTCAAAATAATGACGAAAGAGCCTATTTGGAATTGTATAATAGGACTTTTGAAAAGTTATATATTAATGCCAACGTATTATTATCTTCCCATCAAGATGCGGAAGAGATAATTCATGATATATATGTCAATATCTGGAACAAGAGAGAAAATATTCACATTAATCATACCGTTGAGACTTATTTAAAATCCGCAGTACATTATGGTTGCTTAAAAAAACTGGCGGAAAGAAAACGAAATAGAGCTTATATTTCAGGAATAGAATATTCTGACGAAACTGAGTATGTACGTGATAATTCAACAGAACAGTTTTTAAATTTTGAATTTTTACAACAAACTCTTGAAAATGCGATCATTACTCTACCTCAAAAATGCCAGATAATCTTTAGATTAAGTAGAGAATATGGTTTTACAGACAAAGAAATAGCTCAAAAACTAGGTGTTTCTGTTAATACGATTCGTACGCAAATGGCTCGTGCACTGAAAAAATTAAAATATTTTATGAAAATGATTATTTTTTTTTAA
- a CDS encoding SusC/RagA family TonB-linked outer membrane protein has product MKIKPLKLYLLIFALSAQMTLSHATAQNITINEKNITLENLFKKIEKQSGYSFFYDDAIKNYKVTINVKNDPLNSALKKCLASLSFQFKIENHNVFISRIEQKAIETNTTSNNKVAIYSSNLIKDDKNIEVTGSVVDSTTNTPLVGASVKIKGSTKGVATNESGQFSLNVPENTTLIISYIGYENQEVIVKNGEPINIFLNHLAIDNNDAVVVTALGIKRSEKSLSYDVQKLSNDDLTKVPNANFVNNLSGRVAGIQVNPSSSGIGGASRVVLRGTKSISQTSNGAFYVIDGIPLVNATAGTTSGTFSGMSGTESIADFNPDDFESITVLSGPAAAALYGSQAAQGAILITTKKSAKEGIKVSYSNATSFMSPFIMPKFQNTYGNVAGSFESWGSKLETPSNYNPKDFFQNSLQEMNSVSAAIGSGKSQTLISGAAVNAKGIVPNNKYDRYNFSFRNTTSFLDDKITTDVSGTYVRQTDLNMLAQGQYFNPLLATYLFPRGENFDNVKYFERYDESRGFPVQYWPYGNQGLSIQNPYWTTERMLFPNTRNRYMFSGGITYKPTTWFNVTARGRIDNTNQESEQKFYASTDRVYYTSNSSKGYYSYYSGKLTNAYTDVIATINKRWDDFSLNVNAGTSYQRVTNSNKGYSGPLVTVPNLFALQNVDPTLGKPIESPYDSWGNSAVFGVAEAGYLNRLFLTVSGRNDWNSRLTNSAKSNYFYPSVGLSGVISDMVNLPKVISYLKVRGSYAEVATPLTQLGITPGTITYPISGGAVSTTGVLAFGSYKPETTKSYEAGLNLKLFKNKLGLDVTLYKSNSYNQLIQTQVSGSSGAYTNYFQAGNVSNKGIEAVLSYNLRHTDFTYNTSVAFTLNRNKVVELAPNAKNPDGTSAPITDYVVPNTNNNGRIIQGNPIGDIYVTQLLKTDSKGNIFIGSDGKFQRENKLVDLGSTIPKYTLGWRNDFGYKNFSLGVVMFARVGGIVTSNTQAMLDSYGVSEASAKARDNGGVKINGSLYDAQSYYQQVGGSDALLAYYTYDATNVRLQELSFSYKIPDQLFKDKIHATVSFIANNLWMIYNKAPYDPQLTPSTGTYYQGYDYFMMPSLRSMGFSVKVQF; this is encoded by the coding sequence ATGAAAATTAAACCATTGAAGCTTTACTTGTTGATTTTCGCACTTTCGGCTCAAATGACTTTAAGTCACGCTACAGCCCAAAATATCACAATCAATGAGAAAAACATTACCTTGGAAAACCTATTTAAAAAGATTGAAAAACAATCAGGTTATTCCTTTTTCTACGATGATGCCATAAAGAATTATAAGGTAACTATTAATGTAAAGAATGACCCATTAAATAGTGCTTTAAAGAAATGCTTAGCATCGCTTTCATTTCAATTCAAAATTGAAAATCATAATGTTTTTATTTCAAGAATTGAACAAAAAGCAATAGAAACAAATACTACTAGTAACAATAAAGTAGCAATTTATAGTTCTAATCTTATTAAAGATGACAAAAATATTGAAGTAACAGGTTCCGTTGTTGATTCTACAACAAATACTCCCTTAGTAGGTGCATCCGTAAAGATAAAAGGCTCAACAAAAGGTGTTGCGACCAATGAAAGTGGTCAATTTTCACTAAATGTACCAGAAAATACCACTTTAATAATTAGCTATATTGGTTACGAAAATCAAGAAGTTATAGTTAAAAATGGAGAACCTATAAATATTTTTTTAAATCATTTAGCTATTGATAATAATGATGCCGTTGTAGTTACAGCATTAGGAATCAAAAGATCAGAAAAATCCCTAAGTTATGATGTACAAAAATTGAGTAATGATGACCTAACGAAAGTTCCTAATGCAAATTTTGTTAATAACCTAAGTGGTAGAGTGGCTGGTATACAGGTAAATCCAAGTTCATCAGGTATTGGTGGCGCATCTAGAGTCGTGTTGAGAGGTACTAAATCTATAAGTCAGACAAGTAATGGTGCGTTTTATGTTATTGATGGTATTCCTTTAGTTAATGCAACTGCAGGAACTACTAGCGGTACATTTTCCGGTATGTCAGGTACAGAGAGCATTGCGGACTTCAATCCAGATGATTTTGAAAGTATTACAGTATTGAGTGGACCAGCAGCTGCAGCACTTTATGGTAGTCAAGCCGCACAAGGAGCCATCTTAATTACTACAAAAAAATCGGCAAAAGAAGGTATTAAAGTAAGTTATTCTAATGCGACGTCTTTTATGAGTCCATTTATAATGCCAAAATTTCAAAATACCTATGGCAATGTTGCGGGTAGTTTTGAAAGTTGGGGCTCAAAATTAGAAACACCATCCAACTATAATCCGAAAGATTTTTTTCAAAATTCTTTACAAGAAATGAATTCTGTATCTGCAGCAATAGGTTCAGGTAAATCACAGACTTTAATTTCTGGAGCTGCTGTAAATGCCAAAGGAATAGTACCTAATAATAAATATGATAGATATAATTTCTCGTTCAGAAATACGACTTCGTTTTTAGACGATAAGATTACTACGGACGTTAGCGGTACCTATGTGCGCCAAACAGATCTAAACATGTTGGCACAAGGACAATATTTCAATCCATTGTTGGCTACATATCTTTTCCCTAGAGGAGAGAATTTTGATAATGTAAAATATTTTGAGAGATATGATGAATCCAGAGGATTCCCCGTCCAATATTGGCCTTATGGCAACCAAGGATTAAGTATTCAAAATCCTTATTGGACTACAGAAAGGATGCTATTTCCAAATACTAGAAATAGATATATGTTTTCTGGTGGCATTACTTATAAACCAACAACTTGGTTTAACGTGACTGCGAGAGGCCGTATTGACAATACCAACCAAGAGTCTGAACAAAAATTTTATGCTAGTACAGACAGAGTTTATTATACGAGTAATTCATCTAAAGGATACTATTCTTATTATAGTGGCAAGTTGACAAATGCGTATACAGATGTCATCGCAACAATTAACAAAAGATGGGATGATTTCTCTTTGAATGTAAATGCGGGTACTAGTTATCAGCGCGTTACAAATTCAAATAAAGGATATTCAGGCCCATTGGTAACTGTACCCAATTTATTTGCATTGCAAAACGTAGATCCAACACTTGGGAAACCTATCGAATCTCCTTATGATTCTTGGGGTAACTCTGCCGTTTTTGGAGTAGCAGAAGCTGGATATTTGAATAGATTATTTTTAACAGTTTCTGGACGTAATGACTGGAATTCCAGATTAACGAATAGTGCTAAATCCAATTATTTTTATCCTTCTGTAGGTTTATCAGGAGTGATCTCTGATATGGTAAATCTACCAAAAGTAATTTCTTACTTAAAAGTAAGAGGTTCTTATGCAGAAGTTGCGACACCACTAACCCAATTGGGTATCACACCTGGTACGATTACCTATCCTATTTCTGGTGGAGCCGTAAGTACCACAGGGGTATTAGCATTTGGCAGTTACAAACCAGAAACTACAAAATCTTATGAAGCGGGTTTGAATTTAAAATTGTTTAAAAATAAATTAGGCTTGGATGTAACCTTATACAAATCCAATTCTTATAACCAATTAATACAAACTCAAGTTTCTGGCTCTTCTGGTGCGTATACCAATTATTTCCAAGCTGGCAATGTATCTAACAAAGGTATCGAGGCGGTATTAAGTTACAATCTTCGTCATACAGATTTTACCTATAATACCTCTGTGGCCTTTACGTTAAACAGAAACAAAGTTGTAGAGTTAGCCCCTAATGCGAAAAATCCAGATGGCACTTCCGCTCCTATTACAGACTATGTAGTTCCAAATACGAATAATAATGGAAGAATTATTCAAGGCAATCCAATTGGCGACATTTATGTTACTCAGTTATTGAAAACAGATAGCAAAGGCAATATTTTTATAGGTTCAGATGGCAAGTTCCAAAGAGAAAACAAACTTGTTGATCTTGGCTCTACAATACCTAAATATACGCTTGGATGGAGAAATGACTTCGGATATAAGAATTTTAGTTTAGGAGTGGTGATGTTTGCACGCGTTGGCGGTATTGTCACTTCTAATACACAAGCGATGTTAGATTCTTATGGAGTATCTGAAGCTTCTGCAAAAGCAAGAGATAATGGAGGTGTAAAGATCAATGGTTCCTTGTATGATGCTCAATCCTACTATCAACAAGTGGGTGGTAGTGATGCCTTATTAGCTTACTATACTTATGATGCAACAAATGTACGGTTACAAGAACTTTCATTTAGTTATAAAATTCCGGATCAATTATTTAAAGATAAAATACATGCAACTGTATCATTTATTGCCAATAATTTATGGATGATTTATAACAAAGCTCCATATGATCCACAATTAACACCATCTACAGGTACTTATTATCAAGGCTATGATTATTTCATGATGCCTAGCTTAAGAAGTATGGGATTTAGTGTAAAAGTTCAATTTTAA
- a CDS encoding carboxylesterase family protein, with the protein MKKNILTILLSVYCIFQCYCYANAQSTDTFLKDSFVANGDTLRYRIMYPKDFNSDKKYPFLLFLHGAGERGRDNEKQLNNGADSLLRQASEQYHAIVIAPQCPPNEYWAKVRRVETPNERYIISLTFFPDGKPIQPMVNLMQLVENFAKEKYIDKKQMHIGGLSMGGIGTYEFLIRKPDIFASAFVICGATNLITLKRNINKKMPIWIFHGTDDNVISVDYGRQISSELKTQNKSVKYTEYPKTGHNSWDSAFKEKELLPWLFSFKK; encoded by the coding sequence ATGAAAAAAAATATTTTAACTATTTTATTATCCGTTTACTGCATTTTTCAATGTTATTGTTATGCAAATGCGCAATCTACAGATACATTTTTAAAAGATAGTTTTGTTGCTAACGGTGACACATTGCGCTACAGAATTATGTATCCCAAAGATTTTAATTCGGATAAAAAATATCCGTTTTTATTGTTTTTGCATGGTGCTGGTGAACGCGGTCGGGATAATGAGAAACAACTAAATAATGGTGCAGACAGCTTATTGAGACAAGCGAGCGAACAATATCATGCGATCGTCATCGCACCACAATGTCCGCCGAATGAATATTGGGCAAAAGTCCGTCGCGTAGAAACGCCTAACGAACGTTATATTATTTCTCTTACTTTTTTCCCAGATGGTAAACCGATACAACCTATGGTCAATTTGATGCAATTGGTAGAAAATTTCGCCAAAGAAAAGTATATAGATAAAAAACAAATGCATATTGGCGGATTATCCATGGGCGGCATTGGCACGTACGAATTTTTGATACGTAAACCGGACATTTTTGCTTCTGCATTTGTTATTTGCGGTGCTACTAATCTCATAACATTGAAACGAAATATCAATAAAAAAATGCCAATTTGGATATTTCACGGAACGGATGATAATGTAATTTCAGTAGACTATGGTAGACAGATTTCCTCCGAATTAAAGACGCAAAACAAAAGTGTGAAATACACAGAATATCCCAAAACTGGACACAATAGCTGGGATAGTGCATTCAAAGAAAAAGAATTGTTACCTTGGCTTTTTAGTTTCAAAAAATAA
- the trxA gene encoding thioredoxin, whose protein sequence is MAQEFTDANFQTEVLDSSKLTIVDFWAEWCGPCRAIGPVIEELSEQYADNVKVGKVNVDNNPNVSVNYGITSIPAILFIKDGKVVDKQIGAVPKSVLEKKIQAHL, encoded by the coding sequence ATGGCACAGGAATTTACAGATGCTAACTTTCAGACAGAAGTTCTTGATAGCAGCAAATTAACCATTGTTGATTTTTGGGCTGAATGGTGTGGACCATGTCGCGCTATCGGACCAGTTATAGAAGAATTGTCTGAACAGTATGCAGATAACGTTAAGGTCGGAAAAGTGAATGTAGACAATAATCCAAATGTAAGCGTCAATTATGGTATTACTTCAATACCTGCAATACTTTTCATCAAAGATGGTAAAGTAGTTGACAAACAAATCGGTGCAGTTCCAAAATCCGTTTTGGAAAAGAAAATACAAGCACATTTGTAA
- a CDS encoding glycoside hydrolase family 18, translated as MKYLGIILSAIGLMIIINSCSKSWTDYSALQVQNLNQDSNTALNNKTYQTYLANLRSYKSSKHSIVMGWIEWGDKTSTANSTLNDLPDSLDFISILNPSNTLSDEKKQDLSSVQKNKGTKVLYNLNLQNWDDSLYSTFNKIGYLLNVDSAFQSQLDSVILAINSLGYDGVDVNVEGMNCSSCGSFFYTYQTGYYNRILDTLGKLYGPHSNTEKFLLVEGATTASLLSGTESYFNYYIANTNDYSWYYQVDNAYATIAQIPGFTNDKLIITTDFNDKSVSADISDKLWQYGGIPFYTNGSGTPIPSSTALLNWNPTSGLKGGMGIFYINYDYFNNDFTITKNIIKTLNPSGE; from the coding sequence ATGAAATATTTAGGTATAATCTTATCCGCAATTGGTTTAATGATTATCATTAATTCATGTAGTAAGAGTTGGACGGACTACAGCGCTTTGCAAGTACAAAACTTAAACCAAGATAGTAATACAGCTTTAAATAATAAAACTTATCAGACTTATTTAGCGAATCTAAGAAGTTATAAATCCTCCAAGCACTCTATCGTTATGGGATGGATCGAGTGGGGAGATAAGACATCTACCGCTAATTCTACTTTAAATGACTTGCCTGATAGTTTAGATTTTATAAGCATACTTAATCCTTCAAATACACTTTCAGATGAGAAAAAGCAAGATTTATCCAGTGTACAAAAAAACAAAGGAACTAAAGTTCTATATAATCTAAACTTACAAAATTGGGATGATTCTTTATATAGTACGTTTAATAAAATTGGTTATTTGCTTAATGTTGATAGTGCATTCCAATCACAATTGGACTCTGTAATATTAGCTATTAATTCATTAGGCTATGATGGAGTAGATGTAAATGTTGAAGGCATGAATTGTTCATCTTGTGGATCATTTTTCTACACTTATCAAACTGGATATTACAATAGAATTTTGGATACATTAGGCAAATTATACGGACCACATTCTAATACTGAAAAATTCTTGTTAGTAGAAGGAGCAACAACCGCCTCATTACTTTCAGGTACGGAAAGCTATTTCAATTATTACATTGCGAATACCAACGATTATTCATGGTATTACCAAGTAGATAATGCCTATGCAACAATTGCCCAAATTCCAGGATTCACAAATGACAAATTAATTATCACTACAGATTTTAATGACAAGAGTGTATCAGCCGATATTTCAGATAAACTTTGGCAATATGGAGGCATACCGTTTTATACCAATGGAAGCGGTACACCAATACCTTCATCGACAGCATTATTAAATTGGAATCCAACGAGTGGTCTAAAAGGCGGTATGGGAATTTTCTACATTAACTATGATTATTTTAATAATGATTTTACTATCACAAAAAATATCATAAAAACCCTAAACCCTTCGGGAGAATAA
- a CDS encoding helix-turn-helix domain-containing protein: MVIKTNFVPRQLLLNDLPIKLIPFDQFVHELSQRPHRHDHYTLMWITKGHGFQNIDEQLFEMRTNRLFFIHPGQIHKMLDLEREGWLLLFDEVIYKTFLRYHPSEELYGIMDNTADSPFVDLDQHTTSLFEKIFQILEVESKNASSDSNLFAHLISILILNANKLFDLQKNIVTIERNGEKEIVRKVKHLIEKNFKHKQNVEFYSQQLNIQPRRLNNITKTIIGLSVHELLEERLLTESKILLETSPYTVKEICYTLGFTDPSYYNRFFKKKSGITPLQFRHNLKLKKLG, from the coding sequence TTGGTTATCAAAACAAATTTTGTACCTCGCCAACTTTTACTAAATGACTTACCGATCAAATTAATTCCATTTGATCAATTTGTACATGAGCTTTCGCAACGACCGCATCGGCACGATCATTATACATTGATGTGGATTACCAAGGGACATGGATTTCAAAATATTGACGAACAATTATTTGAAATGCGTACCAATCGCTTGTTCTTTATTCATCCAGGACAGATTCATAAAATGTTGGATTTGGAACGTGAAGGTTGGTTGTTGTTATTTGACGAAGTCATTTACAAAACGTTTTTACGCTATCATCCATCGGAAGAGTTGTATGGGATTATGGACAATACGGCAGACAGTCCATTTGTAGACTTGGATCAACATACTACGAGTTTATTTGAAAAAATCTTCCAGATATTAGAAGTGGAATCCAAAAATGCGTCCTCTGACTCTAATTTATTTGCACATTTAATTTCCATTTTAATTTTAAATGCTAACAAACTTTTTGATCTGCAAAAAAATATCGTCACGATAGAAAGAAATGGAGAAAAGGAAATTGTCAGAAAAGTAAAACATCTGATCGAAAAAAACTTTAAACATAAGCAAAATGTAGAGTTTTATAGTCAACAACTGAATATCCAACCGAGAAGATTAAACAATATTACCAAAACAATCATCGGACTTTCTGTTCATGAATTGTTGGAAGAGCGTTTGCTGACAGAGAGTAAAATTTTACTTGAAACATCTCCTTATACCGTAAAGGAAATATGTTACACGTTGGGATTTACGGACCCCTCCTATTATAATCGATTTTTTAAAAAGAAATCGGGGATTACACCCTTACAATTTAGACATAATCTAAAATTGAAAAAATTAGGATAA